A single Sorex araneus isolate mSorAra2 chromosome 8, mSorAra2.pri, whole genome shotgun sequence DNA region contains:
- the CA7 gene encoding carbonic anhydrase 7 isoform X2, with the protein MTGHHGWGYGQNDGPSQWHKLFPIAQGERQSPINIVSSQAVYSPSLKPLELSYEACRSVSIANNGHSVQVDFNDNDDRTVVTGGPLDGPYRLKQFHFHWGQKHSVGSEHTVDGKSFPSETGNEHPSMNRLTDALYMVRFKGTKAQFSCFNPKCLLPTSRHYWTYPGSLTTPPLSESVTWIVLRDPISISERQMEKFRSLLFTSEDDERIHMVNNFRPPQPLKGRVVKASFRA; encoded by the exons ATGACCGGCCACCACGGCTGGGGCTACGGCCAGAACGACG GCCCCTCACAGTGGCACAAGCTGTTTCCCATTGCCCAGGGAGAGCGCCAGTCCCCCATCAACATCGTGTCCAGCCAGGCTGTCTACTCACCCAGCCTGAAGCCTCTGGAGCTGTCCTATGAGGCCTGCAGGTCTGTCAGCATCGCCAACAACGGACACTCCGTCCAGGTGGACTTCAATGACAATGATGACCGAACCG TGGTGACTGGGGGGCCCCTGGACGGGCCCTACCGACTCAAGCAATTCCATTTCCACTGGGGCCAGAAGCACAGCGTGGGCTCAGAGCACACGGTGGACGGCAAGTCGTTCCCCAGCGAG ACGGGGAACGAGCACCCCAGCATGAACCGCCTGACCGACGCCCTCTACATGGTGCGGTTTAAG GGCACCAAGGCCCAGTTCAGCTGCTTCAACCCCAAGTGCCTCCTGCCCACCAGCCGGCACTACTGGACCTACCCAGGCTCCTTGACAACCCCCCCGCTGAGCGAGAGCGTCACCtggattgtgctcagggatcccattAGCATCTCTGAGAGGCAG ATGGAGAAGTTTCGAAGCCTGCTTTTCACCTCAGAGGATGATGAGAGGATCCACATGGTGAACAACTTCCGGCCACCACAGCCACTAAAGGGGCGGGTGGTCAAGGCCTCCTTCCGGGCCTGA
- the CA7 gene encoding carbonic anhydrase 7 isoform X1, with the protein MTGHHGWGYGQNDGPSQWHKLFPIAQGERQSPINIVSSQAVYSPSLKPLELSYEACRSVSIANNGHSVQVDFNDNDDRTVVTGGPLDGPYRLKQFHFHWGQKHSVGSEHTVDGKSFPSELHLVHWNATKYSTFGEAASAPDGLAVVGVFLETGNEHPSMNRLTDALYMVRFKGTKAQFSCFNPKCLLPTSRHYWTYPGSLTTPPLSESVTWIVLRDPISISERQMEKFRSLLFTSEDDERIHMVNNFRPPQPLKGRVVKASFRA; encoded by the exons ATGACCGGCCACCACGGCTGGGGCTACGGCCAGAACGACG GCCCCTCACAGTGGCACAAGCTGTTTCCCATTGCCCAGGGAGAGCGCCAGTCCCCCATCAACATCGTGTCCAGCCAGGCTGTCTACTCACCCAGCCTGAAGCCTCTGGAGCTGTCCTATGAGGCCTGCAGGTCTGTCAGCATCGCCAACAACGGACACTCCGTCCAGGTGGACTTCAATGACAATGATGACCGAACCG TGGTGACTGGGGGGCCCCTGGACGGGCCCTACCGACTCAAGCAATTCCATTTCCACTGGGGCCAGAAGCACAGCGTGGGCTCAGAGCACACGGTGGACGGCAAGTCGTTCCCCAGCGAG CTGCACCTGGTTCACTGGAATGCCACCAAGTACAGCACCTTTGGGGAGGCGGCCTCGGCACCCGATGGCCTGGCTGTGGTCGGTGTCTTCCTGGAG ACGGGGAACGAGCACCCCAGCATGAACCGCCTGACCGACGCCCTCTACATGGTGCGGTTTAAG GGCACCAAGGCCCAGTTCAGCTGCTTCAACCCCAAGTGCCTCCTGCCCACCAGCCGGCACTACTGGACCTACCCAGGCTCCTTGACAACCCCCCCGCTGAGCGAGAGCGTCACCtggattgtgctcagggatcccattAGCATCTCTGAGAGGCAG ATGGAGAAGTTTCGAAGCCTGCTTTTCACCTCAGAGGATGATGAGAGGATCCACATGGTGAACAACTTCCGGCCACCACAGCCACTAAAGGGGCGGGTGGTCAAGGCCTCCTTCCGGGCCTGA